A genomic window from Streptomyces broussonetiae includes:
- a CDS encoding MerR family transcriptional regulator, protein MRIGELAARTDVSVRSLRYYEEQGLLTSSRSTSGQRHYTEAEVERVRFIQRLYAAGLSSRTISELLPCVEMPSEGNSDAALERMAQERHRLSEYIDELVRTRDALDGVMARARAYRESLRTPAREGRSSRGGADDGSTIPQA, encoded by the coding sequence GCGGCGCGTACCGACGTCAGCGTCCGGTCGCTGCGCTACTACGAGGAGCAGGGGCTGCTGACCAGCAGCCGCAGCACCAGTGGGCAGCGGCATTACACGGAGGCCGAGGTGGAGCGGGTGCGATTCATTCAGCGCCTGTATGCGGCGGGCCTGTCCAGCCGCACCATTTCCGAGCTGCTGCCCTGCGTCGAGATGCCCAGCGAGGGCAACTCCGACGCCGCTCTCGAGCGGATGGCACAGGAGCGTCACCGGCTCTCCGAGTACATCGACGAGCTGGTGCGGACCCGGGACGCATTGGACGGCGTGATGGCCAGGGCCCGGGCCTATCGCGAGAGCCTGCGCACTCCGGCCCGCGAGGGTCGGTCCAGCCGCGGCGGAGCCGACGACGGCTCGACCATCCCCCAGGCCTGA
- a CDS encoding chaplin produces the protein MIVMKKMLAVAAAACAVVLGGAGLAAADAGAQGAADKSPGVISGNVVQAPIHVPVELCGDTVDGIAALNPAFGTTCVDG, from the coding sequence ATGATCGTCATGAAGAAAATGCTTGCGGTTGCCGCCGCTGCCTGTGCCGTCGTCCTGGGCGGAGCGGGCCTCGCGGCCGCCGACGCCGGTGCCCAGGGCGCCGCGGACAAGTCCCCCGGCGTGATCTCCGGCAACGTGGTTCAGGCACCGATCCACGTCCCGGTCGAACTGTGCGGGGACACCGTCGACGGCATCGCCGCACTGAACCCGGCCTTCGGCACCACCTGCGTCGACGGCTGA
- a CDS encoding DUF3592 domain-containing protein produces the protein MVTTGRPRERRLIEFTDRQGRPVRFRPAATGAGLGLDLGAQVPVVHLPEQPESARAFTRRHRLSRIVGLLTGGVLFLGAAVPATLTR, from the coding sequence ATGGTCACGACCGGCCGGCCGCGCGAGCGGCGGCTGATCGAGTTCACCGACCGGCAGGGCCGACCCGTCAGGTTCCGGCCCGCGGCGACAGGGGCGGGGCTGGGGCTGGACCTGGGAGCACAGGTGCCGGTCGTCCATCTGCCCGAACAGCCGGAGAGCGCAAGGGCGTTCACCCGGAGGCACCGCCTGTCCCGGATCGTCGGCCTGTTGACCGGAGGCGTGCTCTTCCTCGGCGCCGCGGTGCCGGCCACGCTCACCCGGTGA
- a CDS encoding carboxymuconolactone decarboxylase family protein, whose amino-acid sequence MEARLNIVDNPLAGRAVKHLNAVGRVVAESGLPAATQELVKIRASQINGCGFCTDMHTKDAAAAGETAQRLHLVAAWREAKVFTEAERAALELVEEGTRIADAAGGVPDDVWAAAAKHYDDDQLVGLMTLIALINAYNRMNVIVRMPAGDYQPGMFQH is encoded by the coding sequence ATGGAAGCGCGTCTGAACATCGTCGACAACCCGCTCGCCGGGCGGGCGGTCAAGCACCTGAACGCGGTGGGCCGGGTGGTCGCCGAGTCCGGGCTGCCCGCCGCCACGCAGGAGCTGGTGAAGATCCGGGCCAGCCAGATCAACGGGTGCGGATTCTGCACGGACATGCACACCAAGGACGCGGCCGCGGCCGGTGAGACCGCGCAGCGGCTGCACCTGGTCGCGGCCTGGCGGGAGGCCAAGGTGTTCACCGAGGCCGAGCGGGCCGCCCTGGAACTGGTGGAGGAGGGGACCCGGATCGCCGACGCGGCCGGCGGCGTCCCGGACGACGTGTGGGCCGCCGCCGCCAAGCACTACGACGACGACCAGCTGGTCGGCCTGATGACGCTGATCGCCCTGATCAACGCGTACAACCGGATGAACGTCATCGTCCGGATGCCCGCCGGCGACTACCAGCCGGGCATGTTCCAGCACTGA
- a CDS encoding DUF2000 domain-containing protein, whose translation MNTEPMTNPEPIRFDTKIAVLLREDLEPWQRLNVTAFLVSGLGSRLPEVIGDPYEDADGVAYLPMFRQPVLVFEGTKETLKAAHTRALSRALPRALFTADLFMTGNDRDNRAAVRAVPTAGLDLVGLAVYGPRNGVDKVLKGARMHP comes from the coding sequence ATGAACACCGAGCCGATGACGAACCCCGAGCCGATCCGCTTCGACACCAAGATCGCGGTACTGCTCCGCGAGGACCTGGAGCCCTGGCAGCGCCTCAATGTGACGGCGTTCCTGGTCAGCGGGTTGGGCAGCCGGCTTCCCGAGGTGATCGGCGACCCGTACGAGGACGCGGACGGCGTGGCGTACCTGCCCATGTTCCGCCAGCCGGTCCTGGTCTTCGAGGGCACGAAGGAGACCCTGAAGGCGGCCCACACCAGGGCGCTCAGCCGCGCCCTGCCCCGCGCGCTGTTCACCGCGGACCTGTTCATGACGGGCAACGACCGCGACAACCGCGCGGCGGTACGCGCCGTGCCGACGGCCGGGCTGGACCTGGTGGGGCTGGCGGTGTACGGCCCGCGTAACGGGGTGGACAAGGTGCTCAAGGGGGCGCGGATGCATCCGTGA
- a CDS encoding helix-turn-helix domain-containing protein, translated as MAAAQPEVSAWRPSVPGVVEVFHAHFTEYAYPMHVHDVWTLLVVDDGAVRYDLERHEHGTPLGTVSLLPPHVPHNGSPATPHGFRKRVVYLDTSRLGTDLIGPAVDGPDLVDPLLRRRVGQLHSALARPGDELEAESRLTLVGERLRDHLRGRDAPAHRPDPVLAGRLRELLDARVEDGVALQEAARLLHAHPAHLVRAFSGAYGIAPHQYLVSRRVGRARRLLLDGRAPGEVAVATGFCDQAHLTRHFKKLVGVTPGRYRLSAR; from the coding sequence GTGGCCGCAGCCCAGCCGGAAGTCTCCGCCTGGCGTCCGTCCGTCCCGGGCGTCGTGGAAGTCTTCCATGCCCACTTCACCGAGTACGCCTATCCGATGCACGTCCACGACGTGTGGACGCTGCTCGTCGTGGACGACGGGGCCGTGCGCTACGACCTGGAGCGGCACGAGCACGGCACCCCGCTGGGTACCGTCTCGCTGCTGCCGCCGCACGTCCCGCACAACGGCTCCCCCGCCACCCCGCACGGATTTCGCAAGCGGGTCGTGTACCTCGACACCAGCCGGCTCGGCACCGACCTCATCGGTCCGGCCGTCGACGGGCCCGACCTGGTCGATCCCCTGCTGCGTCGGCGCGTCGGACAGCTGCACTCCGCGCTCGCCCGGCCCGGTGACGAGCTGGAGGCGGAGAGCCGGCTGACCCTGGTCGGGGAGCGGCTGCGGGATCATCTGCGGGGCCGGGACGCGCCCGCGCACCGCCCCGATCCCGTCCTCGCCGGGCGGCTGCGCGAGCTGCTCGACGCGCGCGTCGAGGACGGGGTCGCACTGCAGGAGGCGGCGCGGCTGCTGCACGCCCATCCCGCCCATCTGGTGCGGGCGTTCAGCGGCGCGTACGGCATCGCCCCGCATCAGTACCTCGTGTCCCGGCGGGTCGGGCGGGCCCGGCGGCTGCTGCTGGACGGGCGGGCTCCGGGTGAGGTGGCGGTCGCCACCGGGTTCTGCGACCAGGCCCATCTCACCCGGCACTTCAAGAAGCTGGTCGGGGTCACTCCCGGCCGCTACCGGCTCAGCGCGCGCTGA
- a CDS encoding glycosyl hydrolase family 28-related protein has translation MDSGRITRRSVLAGATAVAVGAATGRAEAGAEGGEVPSIWREFTRTPVTHPQIPYIGRAGCHGGASRFPCPRTVADVTDYGAVPDGTTDCASAINRAIAAAGRAGGGTVTIPPGTFRIDGLIRIGDSNVVLRGAGSGRTTLYATRNLTELIGAYGSRYGGDKSSWSWAGGLVWLAPQARWDSLTAAIKARAWPFEGWTGNTRDEWTTLTAVEPARQGSWTVTVADARGLRPGRLLLLRLADDSAHTLLQHMAGGGPGPASYLWDDKTKLLSYVPYEWPVRVARVDGRRVTLERPLPLDLRPEWNPQFTTHVPELTGSAVEGLTLDVMETPMSPHLLDKGYNGVVLQCAYDCWVDDVTVRNVDNGFGLVAASACTLRRTRVGGRGSHHPYFCREGSHDNLIEDFTIEQRTVPAPPGTQLHGINVEGLSSHNVWSRGEMEMGTFDSHRGLPFANVRTDITVNNNGRHGGDANAGPLLGARFTHWNIRVTNGRAGLMKIDGLAPYSATVGLNTVTEFDQIDVPDFTGDLHSRLELYGTTDVVRPRNLHDAQRALSR, from the coding sequence ATGGACAGCGGGCGTATCACCAGACGAAGCGTGCTCGCCGGTGCCACCGCGGTGGCTGTCGGCGCGGCGACCGGCAGGGCCGAGGCGGGTGCGGAGGGCGGGGAAGTGCCGTCGATCTGGCGGGAGTTCACCCGCACCCCGGTCACCCACCCGCAAATCCCCTACATCGGCCGCGCAGGCTGCCACGGCGGAGCGTCCCGCTTCCCCTGCCCCCGCACGGTCGCCGACGTCACCGACTACGGCGCCGTACCCGACGGCACCACGGACTGCGCTTCCGCGATCAACCGTGCCATCGCCGCCGCCGGAAGGGCCGGCGGTGGCACGGTCACCATTCCGCCCGGCACCTTCCGCATCGACGGCCTGATCCGCATCGGCGACTCGAACGTCGTCCTGCGCGGCGCCGGCAGCGGCCGTACGACCCTCTACGCGACCAGGAACCTCACGGAACTGATCGGCGCCTACGGTTCCCGCTACGGCGGCGACAAGTCGTCCTGGTCCTGGGCCGGCGGGCTCGTCTGGCTCGCCCCGCAGGCCCGTTGGGACTCCCTGACCGCCGCCATCAAGGCCAGGGCGTGGCCCTTCGAGGGCTGGACCGGCAACACACGCGACGAGTGGACGACCCTCACCGCCGTCGAGCCGGCCCGCCAGGGCTCATGGACGGTGACGGTCGCCGACGCGCGGGGCCTGCGGCCGGGCCGGCTGCTCCTGCTCCGCCTGGCCGACGACTCCGCCCACACCCTCCTGCAGCACATGGCGGGCGGCGGCCCCGGCCCGGCCTCGTACCTCTGGGACGACAAGACCAAGTTGCTGTCCTACGTCCCCTACGAATGGCCGGTCCGTGTCGCCCGGGTCGACGGCCGCCGCGTGACGCTGGAACGCCCCCTGCCGCTCGACCTCCGCCCCGAGTGGAACCCGCAGTTCACCACCCACGTACCGGAGCTGACCGGCTCGGCCGTCGAGGGCCTCACGCTGGACGTGATGGAGACGCCGATGTCGCCCCACCTCCTCGACAAGGGCTACAACGGAGTCGTCCTGCAGTGCGCCTACGACTGCTGGGTGGACGACGTGACGGTCCGCAACGTCGACAACGGCTTCGGCCTGGTCGCGGCCTCCGCCTGCACCCTGCGCCGCACCCGCGTCGGCGGCCGCGGCTCGCACCACCCGTACTTCTGCCGCGAGGGCTCGCACGACAACCTGATCGAGGACTTCACCATCGAGCAGCGCACGGTCCCGGCCCCGCCCGGCACCCAGCTGCACGGCATCAACGTCGAGGGCCTGTCCTCGCACAACGTCTGGTCACGCGGCGAGATGGAGATGGGCACCTTCGACAGCCACCGCGGCCTTCCCTTCGCCAACGTCCGCACCGACATCACGGTGAACAACAACGGCCGCCACGGCGGGGACGCCAACGCGGGCCCGCTCTTGGGCGCCCGCTTCACGCACTGGAACATCCGGGTCACCAACGGCCGCGCGGGCCTGATGAAGATCGACGGCCTGGCCCCGTACTCGGCGACGGTCGGCCTCAACACGGTGACCGAGTTCGACCAGATCGACGTCCCCGACTTCACCGGCGACCTGCACTCCCGCCTGGAGCTGTACGGCACCACCGACGTCGTACGCCCGCGCAACCTCCACGACGCTCAGCGCGCGCTGAGCCGGTAG
- a CDS encoding type III secretion system chaperone family protein: MGDAQKAGQILEGALKDAELEWESPEPGTYVAKLPGTRKLSTTVSFVVGRHSLSLNAFVVRHPDENEAGVHRWLLERNLKLYGVSYAVDRLGDIYVTARLSLACVTPDEIDRLLGQVLEAADGAFNTLLELGFASSIRKEYAWRVSRGESTRNLDAFKHLIDRPAD; encoded by the coding sequence ATGGGTGATGCGCAGAAGGCGGGACAGATCCTCGAGGGCGCCCTCAAGGACGCCGAGCTGGAGTGGGAGAGCCCCGAGCCGGGTACCTACGTGGCCAAGCTCCCCGGCACCCGCAAGCTGTCCACGACGGTCTCCTTCGTCGTGGGCCGCCACTCCCTCTCCCTGAACGCCTTCGTCGTCCGGCACCCCGACGAGAACGAGGCGGGCGTCCACCGCTGGCTCCTGGAGCGCAACCTCAAGCTGTACGGCGTGAGTTACGCCGTGGACCGGCTCGGCGACATCTACGTCACCGCCCGCCTGTCCCTAGCCTGCGTCACCCCCGACGAGATCGACCGCCTCCTCGGCCAGGTCCTGGAAGCGGCCGACGGCGCCTTCAACACCCTCCTGGAGCTGGGCTTCGCCTCCTCCATCCGCAAGGAGTACGCCTGGCGCGTGTCGCGCGGCGAGTCCACGCGGAATCTGGACGCGTTCAAGCACCTGATCGACCGTCCGGCGGACTGA
- the mshA gene encoding D-inositol-3-phosphate glycosyltransferase codes for MSQYVSRLGRRSPSAASRLRLHRRPRRVAMLSVHTSPLHQPGTGDAGGMNVYIVELAQRLAAHGIEVEIFTRATSGGLAPTVQLAPGVLVRHVDAGPYEGLAKEDLPAQLCAFTHGVMQAWAGHRPGHYDLVHSHYWLSGHVGWLAAQRWGVPLVHAMHTMAKVKNANLADGDTPEPAARVIGETQIVSAADRLVANTTEEADELVRHYAADPAKVAVVHPGVNLDRFRPADGRAAARLRLGLPQDALIPLFAGRIQPLKAPDVLLRAVAVLLEECPQLRSRIVVPVVGGPSGSGLAKPEGLQKLAARLGVADVVRFRPPVGQEQLADWFRAASMLVMPSYSESFGLVAIEAQAAGTPVLAASVGGLPVAVREGETGFLVHGHDPADYARVLRRFADQPSLADTMGRAAARHAQSFGWDRAATATAEAYTAAIQAHRRRVRSHHG; via the coding sequence ATGAGCCAGTACGTCAGCAGGCTCGGGCGACGTTCCCCGTCGGCCGCCTCCCGGCTCCGGCTGCACCGCCGGCCCCGCCGGGTCGCCATGCTCTCCGTGCACACCTCACCGCTCCACCAGCCCGGCACCGGCGACGCCGGCGGCATGAACGTCTACATCGTGGAGCTGGCCCAGCGCCTCGCCGCGCACGGCATCGAGGTCGAGATCTTCACCCGCGCCACCTCCGGCGGCCTCGCGCCCACCGTCCAGCTGGCGCCCGGCGTCCTCGTCCGGCACGTGGACGCGGGTCCCTACGAGGGCCTGGCCAAGGAAGACCTGCCCGCCCAGCTGTGCGCCTTCACCCACGGTGTGATGCAGGCCTGGGCCGGCCACCGCCCCGGCCACTACGACCTCGTCCACTCCCACTACTGGCTCTCCGGCCACGTCGGCTGGCTCGCCGCCCAGCGCTGGGGCGTGCCCCTGGTGCACGCCATGCACACCATGGCCAAGGTCAAGAACGCCAACCTGGCCGACGGCGACACCCCCGAGCCCGCCGCCCGCGTCATCGGCGAGACCCAGATCGTCTCCGCCGCCGACCGGCTCGTCGCCAACACCACGGAGGAGGCCGACGAGCTGGTACGGCACTACGCGGCCGACCCCGCCAAGGTGGCCGTGGTCCATCCCGGTGTGAATCTCGACCGCTTCCGCCCCGCCGACGGCCGCGCCGCCGCCCGCCTGCGCCTGGGCCTGCCGCAGGACGCCCTGATCCCGCTCTTCGCCGGCCGCATACAGCCGCTCAAGGCCCCGGACGTGCTGCTGCGCGCCGTGGCCGTCCTGCTGGAGGAGTGCCCGCAGCTGCGCTCGCGCATCGTCGTCCCGGTGGTCGGCGGCCCCAGCGGCAGCGGGCTCGCCAAGCCGGAGGGGCTGCAGAAGCTCGCTGCGCGGCTCGGCGTCGCGGACGTCGTACGGTTCAGGCCGCCGGTCGGCCAGGAGCAGCTCGCGGACTGGTTCCGGGCCGCGTCCATGCTGGTCATGCCGTCCTACAGCGAGTCCTTCGGACTGGTCGCCATAGAGGCGCAGGCGGCCGGTACGCCGGTGCTCGCGGCCTCGGTCGGCGGGCTGCCGGTGGCCGTGCGCGAGGGCGAGACCGGCTTCCTCGTGCACGGTCACGATCCCGCCGACTACGCGCGCGTGCTGCGCCGTTTCGCCGACCAGCCCTCCCTCGCCGACACCATGGGCCGGGCCGCGGCCCGGCACGCGCAGTCCTTCGGCTGGGACAGGGCCGCCACCGCCACCGCCGAGGCCTACACGGCCGCGATCCAGGCCCACCGCCGTCGCGTACGCTCCCACCATGGGTGA
- a CDS encoding class I SAM-dependent methyltransferase translates to MTARAAPLPHSRHRPSGRTPVVGTVTRGTTNPNRLRRMDRWIAATHGAELRRAEDPLAIDLGYGAAPWTAVELLGRLRTVAPHARVVGIEIEPERVAAARPYERDGLAFRHGGFEIPVAGRPLLVRAANVLRQYDEDQVAAVWERLCARLAPAGARSRGGLLVEGTCDEIGRRHVWVALGPEGPRTVTFATRLGSLERPSDLAERLPKALIHRNVPGEPVHAFLRDFDRAWAAAAPYASYGARQRWLRAVRDLRADWPVSDSPARWRQGEVTVAWGALAPRG, encoded by the coding sequence ATGACAGCCCGCGCAGCGCCCCTCCCCCACTCTCGGCATCGCCCGAGCGGGCGGACACCCGTCGTGGGAACGGTGACGCGCGGGACGACCAACCCCAACCGGCTGCGGCGCATGGACCGCTGGATCGCCGCCACGCACGGCGCCGAACTGCGCCGCGCCGAGGACCCGCTGGCCATCGACCTCGGCTACGGCGCCGCGCCGTGGACCGCCGTGGAACTGCTCGGCCGGCTGCGAACCGTCGCGCCTCACGCGCGCGTGGTCGGCATCGAGATCGAACCGGAGCGGGTCGCGGCGGCCAGGCCGTACGAGCGGGACGGGCTCGCCTTCCGGCACGGCGGGTTCGAGATCCCCGTCGCCGGGCGCCCGCTGCTCGTCCGGGCCGCCAACGTGCTGCGCCAGTACGACGAGGACCAGGTCGCCGCCGTGTGGGAGCGGCTGTGCGCGCGGCTCGCCCCGGCGGGCGCCCGCTCCCGCGGCGGACTGCTGGTCGAGGGCACGTGCGACGAGATCGGCCGACGGCACGTATGGGTGGCGCTCGGTCCGGAGGGGCCGCGGACCGTGACCTTCGCCACTCGGCTGGGCTCGCTGGAGCGCCCGTCGGACCTCGCCGAACGGCTGCCGAAGGCACTCATCCACCGCAATGTCCCCGGCGAGCCGGTGCACGCCTTCCTGCGCGACTTCGACCGCGCGTGGGCCGCCGCCGCGCCCTACGCCTCCTACGGCGCCCGGCAGCGCTGGCTGCGCGCGGTACGGGACCTGAGGGCCGACTGGCCGGTGTCGGACTCCCCCGCGCGCTGGCGGCAGGGTGAAGTGACGGTGGCATGGGGGGCGTTGGCGCCGCGCGGCTGA
- a CDS encoding C40 family peptidase → MGWGKRGILTAAVTVVCAVTALAAPGAAFAVPAPTPSISPTPSPAPAPSKDLEKVREKLDRLYHDAAVATDAYNAAEEKTRKQSAEIVALAKRIDEGQQRLDGLKDRAGAAAREQYRTGGVPPTAQFLLSNDPGQVLDGAGLVLQSQRAAGTLIGELAGIQKDLQAYAADAAEQWKKLDTERKAKAAAKKKIEQQIAAAKKLESELAKKDQERLRQLEDQAALKAQTAWLDTGVLKEINSKASAQGKKAVAFATAQLGKPYVWGAEGPGSFDCSGLTSQAWEAAGHPIPRTSQEQWQQLKHIDVKDMRPGDLIIYFTDASHVAIYIGDGAIIQAPRPGRNVTIAGAGSMPILGIVRPDA, encoded by the coding sequence ATGGGCTGGGGCAAGCGCGGCATCCTGACGGCCGCCGTGACCGTGGTCTGCGCGGTGACCGCGCTGGCGGCACCCGGAGCGGCCTTCGCCGTCCCGGCACCCACGCCGAGCATCTCCCCGACGCCGTCCCCCGCACCCGCGCCCAGCAAGGACCTCGAGAAGGTCCGCGAGAAGCTCGACCGGCTCTACCACGACGCGGCCGTGGCCACCGACGCCTACAACGCGGCCGAGGAGAAGACCAGGAAGCAGTCCGCCGAGATCGTCGCGCTGGCCAAGAGGATCGACGAGGGGCAGCAGAGGCTCGACGGGCTCAAGGACCGGGCGGGCGCGGCAGCCCGCGAGCAGTACCGCACCGGAGGCGTCCCGCCCACCGCCCAGTTCCTGCTCAGCAACGACCCGGGTCAGGTCCTGGACGGGGCCGGACTGGTGCTCCAGAGCCAGCGGGCGGCCGGCACGCTGATCGGCGAACTGGCAGGCATCCAGAAGGACTTGCAGGCGTACGCCGCCGACGCCGCCGAGCAGTGGAAGAAACTGGACACCGAGCGCAAGGCCAAGGCCGCCGCCAAGAAGAAGATCGAGCAGCAGATCGCCGCCGCCAAGAAGCTCGAGTCGGAGCTGGCGAAGAAGGACCAGGAGCGGCTTCGGCAGCTCGAGGACCAGGCCGCGCTGAAGGCGCAGACCGCCTGGCTGGACACGGGTGTCCTCAAGGAGATCAACTCCAAGGCCTCCGCGCAGGGCAAGAAGGCCGTCGCGTTCGCCACCGCCCAGCTCGGCAAGCCCTATGTATGGGGTGCCGAGGGCCCCGGCTCCTTCGACTGCTCGGGCCTGACCTCCCAGGCCTGGGAGGCGGCCGGCCACCCCATCCCGCGCACCTCGCAGGAGCAGTGGCAGCAGCTCAAGCACATCGACGTCAAGGACATGCGCCCCGGCGACCTCATCATCTACTTCACCGACGCCAGCCATGTCGCCATCTACATCGGCGACGGCGCGATCATCCAGGCCCCCCGCCCAGGCCGGAACGTGACGATCGCGGGCGCCGGTTCGATGCCGATCCTGGGCATCGTACGACCGGACGCGTAG
- a CDS encoding PP2C family protein-serine/threonine phosphatase — MPVPIPRQRAIPAVESGQAQAASAVGGPLKEEAHRDATPTSGTGATLTLLLIEDDPTASPIVPELLDSAGKPIRVRTARNLTEAERLLTDDVHCILLDLALPAPGGSDADDELAVLRHVLRLAPRHAVLALTASADAERGAEAVRVGAQDYLFRDELDGRLLSRAIRYAVERKRSDTAERRLAEGRLRAQENRRLERGLLPTPLLDGSTLRFAARYRPGRSRALLGGDFYDAVRTPDGTVHAMIGDVCGHGPDEAALGVELRIAWRALTLAGLCGDELLSTLQEVLEHERADEEIFATLCTVDIAPDGRHAGLCLAGHPAPLLARPGRTAQLLPYDNNGPALGLLPGARWPRMQVELGSEWSLMLYTDGLIEGRVGEGRERLGQDGMVSMIRRQLAEGLRGEQLLRAAVTEVRELNGGELTDDVAVVLLDRTS, encoded by the coding sequence ATGCCCGTACCCATACCGCGGCAGAGAGCGATCCCGGCCGTGGAGAGTGGTCAGGCGCAGGCCGCCTCCGCAGTCGGCGGCCCCCTCAAGGAAGAGGCCCACCGCGACGCCACGCCCACGAGCGGCACCGGCGCCACTCTCACCCTGTTGCTGATCGAGGACGATCCGACGGCCTCGCCGATCGTGCCCGAGCTGCTGGACTCGGCCGGCAAGCCGATCCGTGTGCGCACCGCCCGCAACCTCACCGAGGCCGAGCGGCTGCTCACCGACGACGTCCACTGCATCCTGCTCGACCTCGCGCTCCCGGCGCCGGGCGGCAGCGACGCCGACGACGAGCTGGCCGTGCTCAGGCATGTGCTCCGGCTCGCGCCCCGGCATGCCGTGCTCGCGCTGACCGCCTCCGCGGACGCCGAGCGCGGCGCCGAGGCCGTGCGCGTGGGCGCGCAGGACTACCTCTTCCGGGACGAACTCGACGGCCGGCTGCTCAGCCGCGCCATCCGGTACGCGGTGGAGCGGAAACGTTCCGACACCGCGGAGCGGCGGCTGGCCGAGGGCCGGCTGCGCGCGCAGGAGAACCGCCGCCTGGAGCGCGGCCTGCTGCCCACGCCCCTGCTGGACGGCTCCACGCTGCGTTTCGCCGCCCGCTACCGCCCCGGCCGCTCCCGGGCGCTGCTCGGCGGCGACTTCTACGACGCCGTCCGCACGCCAGACGGCACCGTGCACGCCATGATCGGTGACGTCTGCGGCCACGGCCCGGACGAGGCCGCGCTCGGCGTCGAGCTGCGCATCGCCTGGCGGGCGCTGACGCTGGCCGGACTGTGCGGGGACGAGCTGCTGAGCACGCTCCAGGAGGTGCTGGAGCACGAGCGCGCCGACGAGGAGATCTTCGCGACGCTGTGCACGGTCGACATCGCACCGGACGGCCGGCACGCGGGCCTGTGCCTGGCCGGCCACCCCGCCCCGCTGCTCGCCCGCCCCGGCCGGACCGCGCAGCTGCTGCCGTACGACAACAACGGCCCCGCGCTCGGCCTGCTGCCCGGCGCCCGCTGGCCGCGGATGCAGGTGGAGCTGGGCAGTGAGTGGAGCCTGATGCTCTACACCGACGGTCTGATCGAGGGCCGCGTCGGCGAGGGGCGCGAGCGGCTCGGGCAGGACGGGATGGTGTCGATGATCCGCCGCCAGCTGGCCGAGGGGCTGCGCGGGGAGCAGTTGCTGCGGGCCGCGGTCACCGAGGTCCGTGAACTCAACGGGGGCGAGTTGACCGACGACGTGGCGGTTGTACTGCTGGACCGGACGTCATGA
- a CDS encoding DUF2516 family protein, translating into MTAVGGVMWLIFTAMLAFAIVAFVMAAIFREDAYRAADKQNKGFWLIILGIAVAVNLFVPMLFLQLAGLVATIVFFVDVRPALQQVSGGKGFRKRRGGSSSDGPYGPYNGGR; encoded by the coding sequence ATGACGGCAGTCGGCGGAGTGATGTGGCTGATCTTCACCGCCATGCTGGCGTTCGCCATCGTGGCGTTCGTGATGGCGGCGATCTTCCGCGAGGACGCCTACCGCGCCGCGGACAAGCAGAACAAGGGCTTCTGGCTGATCATCCTGGGCATCGCGGTGGCGGTGAACCTGTTTGTGCCGATGCTGTTCCTGCAGCTCGCGGGCCTGGTGGCCACGATCGTCTTCTTCGTGGACGTCCGCCCGGCCCTCCAGCAGGTCTCGGGTGGCAAGGGCTTCCGCAAGAGGCGGGGCGGAAGCAGCAGCGACGGTCCGTACGGGCCGTACAACGGAGGCCGCTGA
- a CDS encoding helix-turn-helix domain-containing protein: MASLNVGNLGEYLREQRRNAQLSLRQLADAAGVSNPYLSQIERGLRKPSAEVLQQVAKALRISAETLYVRAGILDAERDGEERLREGATRAVILADPSLNERQKQVLLQIYESFRKENGFGVGEPAANGDGTGRTDHDTVGTAAAAAEAEAETDADADTDDIDAGPRRTAG, encoded by the coding sequence ATGGCATCGCTGAACGTCGGCAACCTCGGTGAGTACCTGCGCGAGCAGCGGCGGAACGCCCAGCTGTCGCTGCGGCAACTCGCCGACGCCGCCGGGGTGTCCAATCCGTACCTGAGCCAGATCGAGCGCGGGCTGCGCAAGCCCAGCGCGGAGGTGCTCCAGCAGGTCGCCAAGGCGCTGCGCATCTCCGCCGAGACGCTGTACGTCCGCGCCGGCATCCTCGACGCCGAGCGGGACGGGGAGGAACGTCTCCGGGAGGGGGCGACGCGCGCCGTCATCCTCGCCGATCCCTCGCTCAACGAGCGGCAGAAGCAGGTGCTGCTCCAGATCTACGAGTCCTTCCGCAAGGAGAACGGATTCGGGGTCGGCGAGCCCGCCGCGAACGGGGACGGCACGGGACGTACGGACCACGACACCGTCGGCACGGCTGCGGCAGCAGCGGAAGCAGAAGCAGAAACAGACGCAGACGCGGACACCGACGACATCGATGCCGGTCCGCGGCGGACGGCCGGATAA